In Leptotrichia buccalis C-1013-b, the genomic window ATAAAAGTAAGTGGAGCTAAAAATGCAGCTCTTCCAATAATTATCGCAACTCTTGTTGCAAAAGGGGAATATATCTTAAAAAATGTTCCAAACTTGAGAGATATTAGAGTAACAATGAAATTGCTTGAAGATTTGGGAATGATAACTGAAAAATTAGATAACAATACTTATAAAATTATAAACAATGGCTTTAAAAGAACTGAAGCAAGCTATCAGATTGTAAAACAGATGAGAGCCTCATTTTTAGTAATGGGACCAATGATTGCAAATTTAGATGAAGCAGTAGTTTCACTTCCTGGAGGATGTGCAATAGGTTCAAGACCTGTCGATTTACATTTAAAGGGATTTGAAATGCTAGGTGCCGATATTACGAGAGTACACGGATATGTTCACGCAAAATCTGATAATTTAAAAGGAGCCGAAATTCCTTTAGGTTTCCCAAGTGTAGGAGCAACACAGAATATCATGATGGCAGCTGTAAAAACACCTGGTAAAACTATCATTTCAAATGCAGCAAGAGAGCCTGAAATCGTTGATTTAGGAAATTTCTTAAATAAAATGGGAGCAAAAATTACAGGACTTGGAACACCAAACATTGAAATTGAAGGAGTGGAAGAGCTTCATGCAGTAGAATATTCAATTATGCCAGATAGAATTGAAGCAGGAACTTATGTAATAGCAGCACTAGTTACAGAAGGAGATTTAAAAATTCAGGATGCAAGACTTGAAGATTTGGGAGTATTTAAATCCGAACTTGAAGCTATGGGCGTAAAATTCAAACAGGATGGAGACATATTATCTGTAATCGGAAAAGTGAAAGATTTGAAGCCATCAAAAATAAAAACATTGCCGCATCCAGGATTTCCAACAGATATGCAGCCTCAAATGATGTTATTACAAACATTAGTAAATGGTGGAAGCTCAATGGAAGAAACTGTCTTTGAAAACAGGTTTATGCATGTGCCTGAATTTAACAGAATGGGTGCAGATATTACGATAAGACATGGAGTTGCTTTTGTAAATGGAGGATTGCCATTAACTGGAGCGGAAGTAATGTCTTC contains:
- the murA gene encoding UDP-N-acetylglucosamine 1-carboxyvinyltransferase produces the protein MVDGFRITGKTPLNGVIKVSGAKNAALPIIIATLVAKGEYILKNVPNLRDIRVTMKLLEDLGMITEKLDNNTYKIINNGFKRTEASYQIVKQMRASFLVMGPMIANLDEAVVSLPGGCAIGSRPVDLHLKGFEMLGADITRVHGYVHAKSDNLKGAEIPLGFPSVGATQNIMMAAVKTPGKTIISNAAREPEIVDLGNFLNKMGAKITGLGTPNIEIEGVEELHAVEYSIMPDRIEAGTYVIAALVTEGDLKIQDARLEDLGVFKSELEAMGVKFKQDGDILSVIGKVKDLKPSKIKTLPHPGFPTDMQPQMMLLQTLVNGGSSMEETVFENRFMHVPEFNRMGADITIRHGVAFVNGGLPLTGAEVMSSDLRAGAALVLAALAADGETIVNRVYHIDRGYDRLELKLNTVGAKIERIKLDI